From the Pseudomonadota bacterium genome, the window TTTCAGGAAACTCTTTACTATATAAAAACCTTGAAGAAGAAATTGCCGGCTTTAAAAAATACGAATCAGCCCTTGTTTTCGCAAGCGGATACAGCACCAATGCCGGAGTGATTTCAAGTCTTGCACAAGAAGGCGATTTAATATTAAGCGATGCATTAAACCATGCAAGTATTATCGATGCATGTAAACTTACAAAAGCCAAGATAGAAACATATCCTCACTGCGATTTTGAATATGTTAAACATTATCTGAATAACTCTGTTAAGGGTAAAAAAGCAATCGTTGTAACAGATGGAGTATTCAGCATGACGGGAGAACTTGCCCCGATCCCCCAGCTTTATCAAATATGCAAAGATTACGAAGCACTTCTTATAATAGATGATGCGCATGGAACAGGTGTAATGGGAACTCACGGCGGAGGTACTCTTGATTATTATAATATAAATGAGCCGGGAATAATTCAGGTCGGCACTTTCAGCAAGGCTTTGGGAGGTCTTGGAGGTTTTGTGGCAGGCTCGGATTTGCTTGTAGATTTTATTACTAATCACGCCAGATCAATTATTTACTCAACCGCCCTGCCCCCTTCGGTTCTTGCTTCAAATTGCGAAGCAATCAGAATCGTTCAAAAAGACTCAACTTTAAGGATAAAACTTTTCGATCTTATAAATTATTTAAGAGATGGCCTTATGCGTCTGGGATTTCCGGTTTATTCAATCCCTGCACCGATTTTACCGATAGTAATTGGAGATGTTTCAGAAACACTTTTAATAGCACAATATCTCTGGGATAAAGGATTTTATGTTCCGCCAATAAGGCCGCCTACAGTTATGCCGGGAGAAAGCTGTCTTAGAATAAGTCTTAGCGCTTTACATACTAAAGAAGATATTGAAGGTCTGTTATGGGCTATTGAGACATATTATAAAGCAGGAAGTTGATCGTATGAAACAACATATAAAAGGAATTTTTATTACAGCTACAGATACTGAAGTTGGAAAAACTTTTACTTCGGCTCTTTTGTTAAAAGCTTTGCTTAAACAAAAAACTAATGCCTGTTATTTTAAGCCTGTTGCAAGCGGATGTGAAACTGAAAATAGCATTTTGGTTGCAGAAGATCTCTTGTTTATAGAAAAATTCACTGGAGTTAAAATGGAGCAAGATCTTCATTGCCCACTTCGTTATCAGAAACCTCTTGCACCTATGGCTGCCGCACAACTTGAGAAAAAACCTGTAAATCTTGTGAAAATCAAAAAAGCTTTTGCCCTTTTGGAAAAACAGCATACCGCAATGGTAGTAGAAGGTATTGGCGGTGTGATGGTTCCTTTAAAAAAGAATTATCTGGTTCTTGACCTGATTGCTGAATTTAAGCTTTCTGCTCTTATTGTTAGCAGACCATCACTTGGAACCATCAATCATACATTGCTTACAATCAGTGCTTTGAAAAACAGAGGCATTCCTATAACAGGATTTCTGACTAACGGCCACAAAGAAAAAGATGATGAGGCAGCTGCCACCAGCCCCGAGATTATAGCCGGATTGAGCAAGGTAGCTTATCTTGGGCATATTCCCATGTATGATTTTAATAAAGATACTCCGGATGCTTTTATAGAGAAAAAGGCCCCGTTTATTAAAAAGATTGCAAATATTTATGGAGATAAATTATGAATTCACTATACCCTGACTTTAACGAATTTTCCGAAATATCGCTTTCAGGCAAAATACTTAACCGCGAACAATGCCGCAAGGTATTAACCTGCCCTGATATTAAAATGCTGGCTCTTCTTGATTCGGCTTATACAGTCCGTTATCATTATTTTAAAAACATTGTTCACATTCAGTTGCTAACAAATGCAAAAAGCGGATTGTGCAAAGAAGATTGCCATTACTGCTCACAATCAAAAATATCAGAAGCCGATATTAAAAAATACCCTTTGATGCCTAAAGACAAACTGGTTGGTGAAGCTTTAAAAGCAGCAAAATTAAATGCAAAGCGTTACTGTATGGCACTTAGCGGAACCGGGCCATCCGATAATGAAATTGATGCACTTTGCGATATTATTCGTACTATAAAAACCAAATCGGATATCTCCCTTTGCTGCTCTACCGGTTTTTTAAGCATGGAAAAAGCTGAAAAGCTAAAAGATGCCGGACTTGACCGTGTTAATCATAATCTTAACACCAGCAAACGTTTCCATCCTCTGATGTGTACAACTCATTCATACGAGGATAGACTTAATACAATAAACACATGCCGCAAAGCCGGACTGGAAGTGTGTTCCGGCGGGATTGTCGGACAGGGAGAAACAGATGAAGATATCATTGATCTGCTTTTAACTTTACGCGAAATAAACGCCGAATCCATTCCCATTAATTTTCTTGTTCCCATAAAAGGAACACCTTTTGAAGACCAAACACAAAACCTTACACCACAGCGCTGTCTTAAAATTTTATGTCTTGCCAGGTTTCTTAATCCTGATAAAGAAATACGTGCTGCAGGCGGACGTGAATATCATCTTCGCAGTTTAATGCCACTTGCTTTATATGCAGCTAATTCTATTTTTGTTGCAGGATATCTTACAACCTCAGGGCAAACAGCCAAAGAAGCAAAGCATATGATAGACGATCTGGGTTTTGACAGTGAAATAGAAGAAGGGTAAAATAACATTGACAACTTCTAATGAAAGTACCGATAAAACACCCCTGATTAAACAAAAAAACAACTGCACCAAAACTGATAATAAAACTCGCTTGCTGAGGTTGTCACTTGCTGCATTGGGAGTGGTTTTTGGTGATATTGCAACGAGTCCTATATATGCTCTTCGTGAGTGTTTTCATGGCGAATATGGAATTGGCGTCAATCAAACCAATGTGATGGGAATACTATCTTTAATGTTCTGGGCCCTTGTATTGATTGTCGGTTTGAAGTATTTGCTATTCGTTTTTCGTGCTGACAACCGTGGGGAAGGCGGTGTTATTGCTTTAACCGCACTGATTCGCGGGAATAATCCTCGTTCTGAAAGCAGGAGAAGACTTGGAATTGTTACTCTGGGTTTATTTGCTGCTTGTCTTTTATACGGTGATGGCATGATTACACCCGCTATTTCCGTTTTAAGCGCTGTGGAAGGAATAAGAATAATTACCCCGGTATTTGATTCTTATGTAATTCCTCTTACTATTGTAATCCTTTCGGCTCTTTTTTTAATCCAGCGCCGCGGCACGGCACGGGTTGGTGGCCTTTTCGGGCCTGTAATACTGATCTGGTTATGCTTTCTGGCCATTACAGGTGTGCTGCAAATTATACACAATCCTCAGATTTTATCTGCAATTTTTCCCTGGCATGCCTTCCGGTTTTTCATTATAAACAAGATGCATGGATTTGTGGTTTTAGGAGCGGTTTTTTTGGTGGTAACAGGAACCGAAGCCTTGTATGCAGATATGGGACATTTCGGCACCAAACCTATACGACTGACCTGGTTTAGCCTGGTTTTTCCTGCCCTGGTATTGAATTATTTCGGACAAGGTGCTCTGCTTATTGCTAACCCTGAAGTTGCAAATCACCCGTTTTATGCCATGGTTCCATCATGGGCTATGATTCCTACAGTTTTGCTGTCAACCCTTGCCACAATAATTGCTTCCCAGGCTGTTATCAGCGGCGCCTTTTCTCTCACCCGTCAGGCAATTCAGTTAGGATACCTGCCGCGTTTAAATATTCAGCATACCTCCCCTACTCAAATTGGCCAGATATATGTTGCTTCGGTCAATTGGATGCTTATGGTATGTACAATAGCTCTGGTTATCGGGTTTCAATCCTCCAGCAAACTTGCAGCCGCATATGGGGTGGCGGTTACATCCACTATGCTGATTACAACAATACTGTTTTTTATTGTAAGCATCAAACAATGGAATTGGCCTGTTTGGTCGTCTGCATTACTGGCCGGTCTGTTTTTTATGGTGGATATACCGTTTTTTGCCGCAAACATAAGTAAAATACTTCATGGCGCATGGTTTCCACTTGTAATTGGTTTATTATTTTTCACCATGATGCTCACATGGGCAAAAGGACGAAAGCTCCTTGCAGAACAATTGCGTAAAATCATGCCGCCGGTTCATCAATATATTGTAGATCTATCAAGCCACCCACCAAAGAGAATAGAAGGAGACGCGGTCTTTTTAACCGGAAACCGACATATCGTACCCTTGGCTTTGATAAAAAACGTAAAACACAATAAGATTGTGCATACCAGGACAGTTTTGCTGCATTTTCGGGCGGAAGATATTCCTAAAGTACCT encodes:
- the bioF gene encoding 8-amino-7-oxononanoate synthase; translated protein: MSESLDDLKAKGLYRKLRFIDSPVSKQLTINNKSIILFSSNDYLGLANDLRMKEAAAKALMTWGTGSGASRLISGNSLLYKNLEEEIAGFKKYESALVFASGYSTNAGVISSLAQEGDLILSDALNHASIIDACKLTKAKIETYPHCDFEYVKHYLNNSVKGKKAIVVTDGVFSMTGELAPIPQLYQICKDYEALLIIDDAHGTGVMGTHGGGTLDYYNINEPGIIQVGTFSKALGGLGGFVAGSDLLVDFITNHARSIIYSTALPPSVLASNCEAIRIVQKDSTLRIKLFDLINYLRDGLMRLGFPVYSIPAPILPIVIGDVSETLLIAQYLWDKGFYVPPIRPPTVMPGESCLRISLSALHTKEDIEGLLWAIETYYKAGS
- the bioD gene encoding dethiobiotin synthase; the encoded protein is MKQHIKGIFITATDTEVGKTFTSALLLKALLKQKTNACYFKPVASGCETENSILVAEDLLFIEKFTGVKMEQDLHCPLRYQKPLAPMAAAQLEKKPVNLVKIKKAFALLEKQHTAMVVEGIGGVMVPLKKNYLVLDLIAEFKLSALIVSRPSLGTINHTLLTISALKNRGIPITGFLTNGHKEKDDEAAATSPEIIAGLSKVAYLGHIPMYDFNKDTPDAFIEKKAPFIKKIANIYGDKL
- the bioB gene encoding biotin synthase BioB, encoding MNSLYPDFNEFSEISLSGKILNREQCRKVLTCPDIKMLALLDSAYTVRYHYFKNIVHIQLLTNAKSGLCKEDCHYCSQSKISEADIKKYPLMPKDKLVGEALKAAKLNAKRYCMALSGTGPSDNEIDALCDIIRTIKTKSDISLCCSTGFLSMEKAEKLKDAGLDRVNHNLNTSKRFHPLMCTTHSYEDRLNTINTCRKAGLEVCSGGIVGQGETDEDIIDLLLTLREINAESIPINFLVPIKGTPFEDQTQNLTPQRCLKILCLARFLNPDKEIRAAGGREYHLRSLMPLALYAANSIFVAGYLTTSGQTAKEAKHMIDDLGFDSEIEEG
- a CDS encoding potassium transporter Kup; its protein translation is MSLAALGVVFGDIATSPIYALRECFHGEYGIGVNQTNVMGILSLMFWALVLIVGLKYLLFVFRADNRGEGGVIALTALIRGNNPRSESRRRLGIVTLGLFAACLLYGDGMITPAISVLSAVEGIRIITPVFDSYVIPLTIVILSALFLIQRRGTARVGGLFGPVILIWLCFLAITGVLQIIHNPQILSAIFPWHAFRFFIINKMHGFVVLGAVFLVVTGTEALYADMGHFGTKPIRLTWFSLVFPALVLNYFGQGALLIANPEVANHPFYAMVPSWAMIPTVLLSTLATIIASQAVISGAFSLTRQAIQLGYLPRLNIQHTSPTQIGQIYVASVNWMLMVCTIALVIGFQSSSKLAAAYGVAVTSTMLITTILFFIVSIKQWNWPVWSSALLAGLFFMVDIPFFAANISKILHGAWFPLVIGLLFFTMMLTWAKGRKLLAEQLRKIMPPVHQYIVDLSSHPPKRIEGDAVFLTGNRHIVPLALIKNVKHNKIVHTRTVLLHFRAEDIPKVPNLEKVKTEKLGGGFYRIEARYGFMEDPQLNTVLSLACGQGLDLTPEKTSFYIGRENLIISEKPGMTKWRAGLFVFMSRNAANVSTFFSLPVDQVIEIGIRLEI